A stretch of DNA from Plectropomus leopardus isolate mb unplaced genomic scaffold, YSFRI_Pleo_2.0 unplaced_scaffold25093, whole genome shotgun sequence:
aaaagggagctgaagaagaaaaaaacccatttcttctttaaaaatcgtccccccccaaaaaattgacttctttttttatatttctgtaaaacttgccaaaaattaaaaaaaacacaattttttttaaagaaaggtaACTTTCCAAATccattttctttctgaaaaaaaaaatccaaaaggtttttaaaaaattctgtaaaactgtctaaaaatgttttaaaaaaagaaaaacatttttttgaaagtgaccaaaaacaaagtattttctaaatataaatataatttattttcccaaactttcagtgatttttcaGTTCCAGAAAATGTGAAACGTGAAATTCAATGTCTGTTCCAGGTTTTCCAGGACTGTAGGAACACTAAAAAGCACCGAAATGTTAAACAGTTAACAGTTAAAGAACCCGTAATATCGGATCTTCTCAACATCAcggtctttttttatttagcaacGGGTCCAATTTACAGGGTTAAAGTGTCACACATCGCCGGGAGAAGGCACGTATCAAGAGATCCGTCTCTGATTTTATGATCTGATATTATTCACACAGAGATGGATAGCAGACAGCTCTGGAGGGCAGAGGTGAAAAGTTCAAATGTTTGTGTGACCTTTGACACTCACTCTGTCAGATGAGGCTGCTCTCGGCGAGCTTCTGCGTCCCGTCTCCAAGACGTAAACATCTGTTTGGCAAGACACCGTCCAGCTgtgaagagaaggagaaggTCTGGATGAAAACGTCACTGTTTGCCATCAGGAGGTAAAGCTCGCAGCTTCAGTGTTTAAGATTTCCGCAGAAATAAGAAAACTAAACACTGGTGACACAAGTTTTTACGTCGACCGCCGCAGTCAGAGGCCCGtcgtaaaaacacatttttcctgaACGTCTGCatcagaaaaaggtgagcacgCGTTAACCAATCAGAGAAAAGTTGTAAGCACACATGAGCAGGTGCTGGGCGAGCCGCCAAACTTTGAACGTCCTGTTAACATCGGCCCCTCAGCAGACAGAATATTCACCAAATCTTGgttggtgtgttttgttgtgttgcacTCTTCTCATGGAGTCTActgcctgtgtgagtgtgtgtgtgtgtgtctctttgtgaaatattaaacaGAATAAGAGTCACACAGTTCTGGGAGCTGACGTGCAGATGAGTAACATTTCCAGTCCTCCCAGTTGAGTCGATAcagaactgctgtttggacagCCGGCAACAAAGACTCAACTGTTTTTACTTCTGCTCTGTGCAAACATttactaaacacacacacacacacacacacacagtttaacaaGTTATTTATGTCCAGATACAAATATTGCATACAAGGACAcatatattaaccctttagggctcTGCTTTAATATCACGCAGACTTGTATCGTTCGAAATATTATACAAATCTACGTGTGGATGCAGATGTGTTGATGgtataaataaatgagtgtgtgtgaaacgGTGGTCTGagagtgtaaatgtgtgtgtgtacctgtgtgtaaGGTGTGGCTGGTCTCTGCTGGCAGCGTGGCGTTACAGCTTCCTGTCTGCGGGTCACATGGGCAGCGGTCGTCACAGTGACACTCCTGAGCGCAGGACGGACCGAAGAACCCCAGcggacacactgacacagagcCGCACATTTAATATTGAAACATTCGGCATAACCGGTCACATTACAGCATAACATCGTTCTACCTTGTTCACAGGTGTTGCCGTGGAAACCAGAGGGGCAGGTGCAGCGGCCATGGACGGGGTCGCAGGAGCCGCCGTTGACACAGGCGCAAGTTTGATTGCAGCCGTCACCATAGAAACCCGGGAGGCAATCTGTCAATAACAGGAGAAATCAGAGAGGAAATACACCTGCTGCAGACAGCTGGGACAAATACACAATAAAGAAATCCTTCAAATTCTCATCTGTCAACAAAAGAATCAGTTTTTCCTGATTATTTGgggcctttttttgtcttttttgataGGACAGTCACAAGTTGAAATCAAACCTAGGCCAAACAACTAACTAACCAAGTTTTTGGTTATATTTGGGTTGGGACAAAATACTGATAACACAATATTAGGGCTGGGcagtatgaaaaaaagttttataatgatcattttttccatatcagtcgatatcacTATATATCATGACTTAAATCAAATCAGcatttctgtcgagcttaaaggttcctttgactcctcagtgaaatatgaagatatcataaggttaatttaggtgtaaatatttattttctgtcagacactgaacatgacaaatatactgtagaacaggcatcaccaactggaggACCGCGGTCCGCTCgttggtgatgcctgttctacagGTAAATGTGATGAAACAGTAATATGGGCGCTATTAACAGCCACCTCCATGTAATTGGTGGCATGCAACGACATGTGTTGTAAAATCTCACAGGAGCGAGACAGTTTGTAAGACAGTTTGCTCCAGTCAGAGCGGACTGTTGCACgtccacgctggagcgggctgttggacatgtccacgctggagcggACTGTTGCACATGTCCgcactggagcgggctgttggacatgtccgcactggagcgggctgttggacatgtctcactacgtctcatatttcaatcgaggaaaagttatatcgcgATTGATATTGTTATCGTTTTTTCTCCCAGCTCTACGCAATATATTGCAAGACTTCCCCTTGAGAGACATAATTGATACACTGGcatcaaaagtcaaaatcaaaagTCCTTTAATGTCATTGTTAAACAAGCACAGAGCTCAGCACCTACTGGATACGTAAAACAGTACTTAAGAGGTATAATGAATTTgttataaacacataaataaataaattaaaatcatgATAAGTCTTATTAAATATTAGTGCAGAGAATAAACACAGAATGCCTTTTGAGGGGTATTTTTCCGTCTTTAGTCAAATATCATGATGTATCAGAGATTTCTTGCAATATATCGATTATCAGAGAATCACGATATCTTGATAGTATCAAGATATCGTTACTATGGGCCAAGTACTGTGGTGGTTTCGTGCTATGAGTTGCCCTGTGATTCCCACCCTTAGTTTTATATACTGACAGCTCCGACTCTCCGTTCTGTCTGTGGGGGAAGAAAAGTCAACAGTGCAAATTTATGTTGGAATTGATTTAGACAGtttctgcagttttcagcaattACATTGAAACTGACTGATTTTGCaccaaaatgccattttaaatgCTGGTAAAACCATTTGTGTTTAGGTTAAGGTCAAagttagagtgtgtgtgtgtgtgtgtgtgtgtgtgtgtgtgtgtgtgtgtgtgtgggtgtgtgtgtgtgtgtgtgtgattaccCAGGCTGCAGTTCTTTCCTCTCCATCCAGCATCACAGACACAACCATCTGCACACAACAAGAACACATGAAAGCTCAGATATCCCCAATTTTTAAGGTTTCTCTACAAATCGccaaaaatttttaaagaaaaaataagtggccaaaaaatatttaaaaagaggtaaaaaaaatttCCCCATTTCACAAAggaaagcacaaaacaaaagaaaaaaaacagttttaagttCCGTGCCTCTCCCTTAAAAACTGGTTTGTCTGTTGGGCAGACATGAAGGAGAGACGAACGCGGAGAGACTTACTTAGACTTAgacgactttattgatccccggagggaaatttatttgtcacagcagcttggcacgtaagacatacagagacatacacagaaaaataagaagaataatagaagatagaaataaacataaatatataaaaatagaatacaataaaacactataaaacactataaaaacaataaaaaaaaaaaaaaaaagacacgttCAAAGAGCTGCTGCAACAGGCTGCCACTCTCACGGCGCCATCTTAGCtttattatgagaataaagaaACTTTAatgatgaaca
This window harbors:
- the LOC121966570 gene encoding N-acetylglucosamine-1-phosphodiester alpha-N-acetylglucosaminidase-like isoform X2, with the translated sequence MVLIRLSEQRPPTCAADKDVEMNLWEVAEALKSYGVINAINLDGGGSSTFVTDGTLASYPSDHCKSDSRWRCARPISTILCVHQRRCQPANCNGHGDCVDGRCRCQEGWQGAACDSLVCQPPACGPHGVCTADGCVCDAGWRGKNCSLDCLPGFYGDGCNQTCACVNGGSCDPVHGRCTCPSGFHGNTCEQVCPLGFFGPSCAQECHCDDRCPCDPQTGSCNATLPAETSHTLHTAGRCLAKQMFTSWRRDAEARREQPHLTE